One window of Sinorhizobium numidicum genomic DNA carries:
- a CDS encoding M23 family metallopeptidase: MSVRPANGGFGKRRQNHVLILASGDKVRHMTVRPWMVALGASVIGVFGIGYLAATTYLVLRDDLIGGTIARQARMQHEYEDRITALRALVDRVTSRQLLDQQIVEEKVEKLLQQQLALFSRSGKVGALAEGGELVEDAGQAAAVRATEPLAYGKSAAGNGGAEAIEEIMGIGGETSEAPPPLGALGYGPAFTAKGDQEPISDQTDRIFSKVTLSLKGIEREQMAHVLQLTSSASRTSDAIRTIVEQTGFTLPAPTTTEASNAASPADETAIGGPFVEPQIEDRFDQSLAALDSALLELEQTRDAARKLPLANPAPASDITSNFGNRLDPFLGRLALHAGIDFRAATGTRIRSTAAGTVTMAGPAGGYGNMIEIDHGNGVATRYAHLAVILVSTGDRVTADEVIGKSGTTGRSTGPHLHYEIRLNGQAVDPMRFLRAGVKVAGYMN; this comes from the coding sequence GTGTCTGTTCGTCCGGCAAACGGCGGCTTCGGAAAACGCAGGCAGAATCACGTTCTGATACTGGCGAGCGGCGACAAAGTCAGGCACATGACGGTTCGGCCCTGGATGGTGGCGCTCGGTGCGTCCGTCATAGGCGTCTTTGGCATCGGATATCTCGCCGCGACTACCTATCTCGTGCTCCGGGACGATCTCATCGGCGGCACGATCGCGCGCCAGGCGCGCATGCAGCACGAGTATGAGGACCGAATCACGGCACTTCGGGCGCTCGTGGACCGGGTGACCAGCCGGCAACTGCTGGATCAGCAGATCGTGGAAGAGAAGGTTGAAAAGCTGCTGCAGCAACAACTGGCGCTGTTCTCGCGGAGCGGCAAAGTCGGAGCGCTAGCCGAGGGTGGCGAGCTTGTAGAAGATGCGGGCCAAGCTGCGGCCGTGCGGGCTACGGAGCCGCTGGCCTATGGAAAAAGCGCCGCGGGTAACGGCGGTGCCGAGGCGATCGAAGAGATCATGGGCATCGGCGGGGAGACTTCCGAAGCACCGCCGCCTCTCGGTGCGCTCGGCTACGGCCCCGCTTTCACCGCGAAAGGCGACCAGGAACCCATTTCCGATCAGACCGACCGGATTTTTTCAAAGGTCACGCTGTCGCTGAAAGGCATAGAGCGCGAGCAGATGGCGCACGTTCTGCAACTGACGAGCAGCGCCTCCCGGACATCCGACGCCATCAGGACGATAGTCGAACAAACAGGCTTTACACTGCCCGCCCCCACGACCACAGAAGCTTCAAACGCCGCAAGCCCGGCTGACGAAACGGCGATCGGCGGTCCGTTCGTGGAGCCGCAGATTGAGGATCGGTTCGATCAGTCGCTTGCTGCGCTCGACAGCGCTCTTCTGGAACTGGAACAGACCCGTGATGCAGCCCGAAAGCTTCCCTTGGCAAATCCTGCGCCGGCAAGCGATATTACCAGCAACTTCGGCAACCGCCTGGATCCCTTTCTCGGGCGTTTGGCGCTTCACGCCGGCATCGATTTTCGCGCGGCGACCGGCACGCGCATTCGTTCGACCGCAGCCGGTACAGTCACCATGGCCGGACCGGCGGGCGGATACGGTAATATGATCGAGATCGACCACGGCAACGGCGTAGCGACGCGCTATGCTCACCTGGCCGTCATCCTCGTCAGTACCGGCGATCGCGTGACGGCGGACGAAGTCATCGGCAAGTCCGGAACTACCGGACGATCAACAGGCCCGCAC